The window AGAGAAGCTCAGATCGGCTCTAGGGAGTGATGCTTTTAGAAGGAGAAACCCAGAGCGGTAGACTATagcaaaaaataaatttgaaatcatgtgaaaGAGTTTAAACATCCAATCCAAATTACTTGTGGAGTAATCCAGGGTCATTATAAACGAACCTAGCTCTTTGAAAACACTTGCACAATTGATGAGGGGCACATATATTCGCTAACCAAAAATTGTCAGTTGCCAATAAAATAAGACATTTGGAGATTATATGAAGCTGctagaaagataattttacaaATAATGCATAGGTATCTTAATCAAAATTTAATATGGTTAACTGTCAAGAAGCAAAAGGCAATATTTTCCTAACTTTTCTGGCTCAGTACTGTACACagaattataaagaaaaagtGGAAACAAAAACAACATATATTGATTCAACATGATCAGAAGTGAAGCACAACAATCTCTAACACAAATACCACTACTTTTCTGTATGGTACCATTGTTTAGAATACCCACTTGCGTGGTAGGACATAAAAATACTAGTCTGCAACTTTACACATGAAGGGAGAAAAAGATTCTGGAACAATAAAATCTATGTAAAAATGTAAACACGGGCGTATTAATTAACCTTGTAGTCAATTTAGAGTGACCTATCTGAGGTCATGTTCGCTTGAAATTAGGAAGCTCATGACGAAGGGCAGATTGATGACGACCGGTAAAGAAGGATCGCCGTACTTCTAGACAACCTTCCGAAAAGGAGGTGCATATGACATTACTTTAACAAATCTCTCAttgaaaaggaagagaaaagtGAAGTGACATATCAAACATACACGTTCATATGGTACACATACTTTTGGCACGGTCACATAACCCAAGGACAAATTTATTGTAGTCAATTGAAACATCAGAGAATtaacttgatatatatatatatatatatatatctggttAAAAGGAAAGCTCATTCATGGCAACAAATCTTGTTGGAGTGAGGTGATAAGAGCTATAAGTCCTGGCAAAGCTACAACCATGACGATGGTGACCAATAATCTCATCAGAGTCCATTTCCATCAAAACTTTGAGAAAAATATCAATATCACAAGGGAGGACCAAAGGACCTTTACTGTTATAACCAAACTCTGATTCAGCTTCTTCaagcagcatcttgaagatgggatGATTCACATACTCAGTCCTAATCACAAATCTTTGTTTCTGTTGTCCGACATAGACCGAGAAACAACCTTCTGTAGCCACTCGAACTCTTTTTCTGGTCTTTTTTGTCGTCAGAGCATGTCGATTTTCTGACGAGTTTTTTCGACCAAAAGATTTACATCTCTCCCATGTTTTGGGGATTaatcctt is drawn from Nicotiana tabacum cultivar K326 chromosome 9, ASM71507v2, whole genome shotgun sequence and contains these coding sequences:
- the LOC107815201 gene encoding auxin-induced protein 10A5-like, which translates into the protein MDFNKAEKGKKGLIPKTWERCKSFGRKNSSENRHALTTKKTRKRVRVATEGCFSVYVGQQKQRFVIRTEYVNHPIFKMLLEEAESEFGYNSKGPLVLPCDIDIFLKVLMEMDSDEIIGHHRHGCSFARTYSSYHLTPTRFVAMNELSF